The Afipia massiliensis genome has a segment encoding these proteins:
- a CDS encoding efflux RND transporter permease subunit — translation MNLGRLSINQPILAMVLSIVLMIVGAIAYTILPVAEYPPVASPTVIVATQYPGASAQTVSDTVATPIEQEINGVEDMVSIYSQATSNGQLTITVEFKLGTDLDKAQVLVQNRVAIALPRLPTEVQRNGVVTRKDSPDLLMVVFMLSPDDTYDQLYISNYALRQVRDQLLRLDGIGDIQIFGARDYSMRLWLDPEKISTLGMTAGDVVAAIRAQNLQIAGGQIAEPPISDRAFQPNLTFTGRLKDPQQFENIIIKAGEDGRIVRLRDVARIELGALAYTTNSFLLKKSAVAMLVSQRPGSNALATAKGISDAMKRLKADFPPGLEYNIGYNPTEFIAESVNELIKTIYEAMILVVIVVLVFLQGWRPAIIPILAIPVSLIGTFAIMAALGFSINNLTLFGLVLAVGIVVDDAIVVVENVERHLAAGLSRREAALLTMQEVGGALVSIALVLCAVFVPTAFLGGISGQFFQQFAVTIAVATAISCFCSLTLSPALASIILRPHEEKRPPANWNVIARGWGKFTGAFNRVFDRLSHGYGTAAEFVIRHSVVMLLAYAALIASAVWLVVATPQGFIPAQDRGYVIVAVQLPGAASLARTTEVVREIERIALETPGIVRVPSFAGLSGATRTQASNAAALFPVFEDPKIRLKEGLTANVITAELRKRLSSIEGAFVIVVPPPAVPGIGTGGGFTMSVQDRQGRGPELLAAATDELVNEARKAHGLTAVFSPFSANTPQVFVEIDRQKAQMLNVPVQNVTEAIETYFGSTYINDFNILGRSYRVMAQADLPFRRETTDLARLRTRNTAGDMVLLGSVVDFRDTSGPDRVARYNLYPAAELQGDTLPGTSSVTAIDMMRALAVQTLPSGFGFEWTDLSYQQVTGGNTGLYVFPICVLFVYLVLAAQYGSWTLPFAVILIVPMCLLAATIGVRIMGQDINILTQIGFVVLVGLAAKNAILIVEFARDIEREGRDQLEAVIEACRLRLRPILMTSFAFILGVVPLVISSGSGSEMRQAVGVAVFFGMLGVTLFGLIFTPIFYILVRRLFPGSVEMEPRTTESVPG, via the coding sequence ATGAATCTGGGCCGTTTGTCGATCAACCAGCCCATTCTGGCGATGGTGCTATCCATCGTGCTGATGATTGTCGGCGCGATTGCCTACACCATCTTGCCCGTCGCGGAGTATCCGCCGGTGGCGTCGCCGACGGTGATCGTCGCCACGCAATATCCGGGCGCGTCCGCGCAAACTGTGTCGGATACCGTCGCAACGCCGATCGAACAGGAGATCAATGGCGTCGAGGACATGGTGTCTATTTACAGTCAGGCGACCTCGAACGGCCAATTGACGATCACCGTCGAGTTCAAGCTGGGCACCGATCTCGACAAGGCACAGGTGCTGGTTCAGAACCGGGTGGCGATTGCGTTGCCCCGTTTGCCGACGGAAGTGCAACGTAATGGTGTTGTGACACGCAAAGACAGCCCCGACCTGCTGATGGTCGTGTTCATGCTGTCGCCTGACGACACCTACGACCAGCTCTACATCAGCAACTATGCGCTCCGGCAGGTGCGCGATCAGCTGCTCCGGCTGGACGGCATCGGCGACATCCAGATTTTCGGCGCGCGGGATTATTCGATGCGCCTGTGGCTCGACCCAGAGAAGATTTCCACGCTTGGAATGACCGCGGGTGACGTCGTCGCGGCGATCCGCGCCCAGAATCTACAGATCGCCGGTGGCCAGATCGCCGAACCGCCGATTTCCGACCGCGCGTTTCAACCCAATCTCACCTTTACGGGGCGTTTGAAAGATCCGCAGCAGTTCGAAAACATCATCATCAAGGCCGGAGAGGATGGCCGTATCGTGCGTCTGCGCGATGTGGCGCGTATCGAACTCGGCGCGCTGGCCTACACAACCAATAGCTTTCTGTTGAAGAAATCCGCGGTCGCGATGCTGGTGTCGCAGCGGCCCGGCTCGAATGCGCTGGCTACCGCCAAGGGCATTTCCGATGCGATGAAAAGGCTCAAGGCGGATTTTCCGCCGGGCCTGGAATACAATATTGGCTACAACCCCACCGAGTTCATTGCGGAGTCGGTCAACGAGCTGATCAAGACAATCTACGAAGCGATGATCCTGGTCGTGATCGTCGTCCTTGTGTTTCTGCAAGGCTGGCGTCCGGCGATCATTCCGATCCTAGCGATTCCTGTTTCGCTGATCGGCACCTTCGCGATCATGGCAGCGCTCGGATTTTCGATCAACAATCTCACGCTGTTCGGGCTGGTGCTCGCTGTCGGCATTGTGGTGGACGATGCGATCGTCGTTGTTGAGAATGTCGAACGGCATCTGGCTGCGGGTCTGAGCAGGCGCGAAGCCGCACTGCTCACCATGCAGGAGGTCGGCGGGGCACTGGTTTCCATCGCGCTCGTGCTGTGTGCGGTGTTCGTACCCACTGCATTTCTGGGTGGCATTTCCGGACAGTTTTTCCAGCAGTTCGCCGTGACCATCGCCGTCGCCACCGCGATATCCTGTTTCTGTTCGCTGACCCTTTCTCCAGCGCTGGCGTCGATCATCCTGCGCCCGCATGAAGAGAAACGGCCGCCGGCGAACTGGAATGTGATCGCGCGCGGATGGGGAAAATTCACAGGCGCCTTCAACCGCGTGTTCGATCGCCTTTCGCACGGTTATGGAACTGCGGCGGAGTTTGTTATCCGGCATTCGGTTGTGATGCTGCTGGCTTACGCTGCCTTGATTGCTTCAGCCGTTTGGCTGGTCGTAGCTACACCACAAGGCTTCATTCCGGCGCAGGATCGCGGTTACGTCATTGTCGCCGTGCAGTTGCCGGGCGCTGCCTCGCTTGCACGTACGACCGAGGTCGTTCGTGAGATCGAGAGGATCGCACTTGAGACGCCGGGGATCGTACGCGTGCCGTCGTTTGCCGGCCTGTCCGGCGCGACTCGAACGCAAGCCAGTAATGCAGCTGCGTTGTTTCCGGTGTTCGAGGATCCGAAAATCCGGCTGAAGGAGGGGCTGACTGCCAATGTGATCACCGCGGAGTTGCGCAAGCGGCTGTCGAGCATCGAGGGTGCCTTCGTGATCGTCGTGCCGCCGCCAGCGGTGCCGGGTATCGGCACGGGCGGCGGGTTCACCATGAGCGTGCAGGACCGGCAGGGGCGCGGTCCCGAACTGCTCGCGGCGGCCACCGACGAACTAGTGAATGAGGCCCGGAAAGCCCACGGACTGACAGCGGTGTTTTCGCCGTTCAGCGCCAACACGCCTCAGGTGTTCGTTGAGATCGATCGCCAGAAAGCGCAGATGCTTAATGTGCCGGTCCAGAACGTGACCGAAGCGATCGAGACCTATTTCGGTTCTACCTATATCAACGACTTCAATATTCTCGGCCGTTCCTACCGCGTGATGGCACAAGCGGATTTACCGTTCCGCCGGGAGACCACCGATCTCGCCAGGTTGCGAACCCGCAACACGGCGGGAGATATGGTGCTGCTCGGAAGCGTCGTCGACTTCCGTGATACATCGGGGCCTGACCGGGTCGCGCGCTACAACCTTTATCCGGCTGCTGAGTTGCAGGGCGATACGCTTCCGGGAACAAGTTCTGTAACAGCGATCGATATGATGCGAGCGCTGGCGGTCCAGACGCTGCCGAGCGGGTTCGGATTCGAGTGGACCGATCTGTCGTATCAGCAGGTGACGGGGGGCAATACGGGGCTTTACGTTTTCCCGATCTGCGTGCTGTTCGTGTATCTCGTGCTTGCCGCGCAATACGGCAGCTGGACCCTTCCATTCGCGGTGATCCTGATTGTGCCGATGTGCCTGCTCGCCGCGACCATCGGAGTGCGGATCATGGGACAGGATATCAACATCCTGACCCAGATCGGTTTCGTTGTGCTGGTGGGACTGGCGGCCAAGAACGCCATTCTGATCGTCGAGTTCGCCCGCGACATTGAGCGGGAGGGGCGCGATCAGCTTGAAGCCGTTATCGAGGCGTGCCGGTTGCGATTGCGGCCGATCCTGATGACCTCGTTCGCATTCATTCTCGGTGTGGTCCCGCTGGTGATTTCATCGGGATCCGGATCGGAAATGCGTCAAGCGGTCGGCGTCGCCGTATTCTTCGGCATGCTCGGCGTGACGTTGTTCGGCCTGATCTTCACGCCGATCTTCTATATTCTGGTGCGCCGGCTGTTCCCGGGCAGTGTTGAAATGGAGCCCCGGACCACGGAAAGTGTTCCCGGCTAG
- the cnbZ gene encoding 2-amino-5-chloromuconate deaminase CnbZ, protein MIKTVEAPDSGYRFIPGVSQYSAGVGALPGFALERVRFTNPVPLRQGFEKIAQVLKAAGRPLSAFAACELRSPAPFTESGFVSFNAEYTGFLKEWGVMRDGADNPVARSNVCPKIDPPSTPSFYAFTYSVVAANAPASFVVAGSGEAPEGKGNYRDHAVRLGDISPAAMLEKAKWVLGEMERRMGAFGGDWSQLTATQLYTVHDIFPFIESELGKRGIFRQGLTWHLNRPPVQDLEYEMDCRRVLTERVIEV, encoded by the coding sequence ATGATCAAGACCGTTGAAGCGCCCGACAGTGGCTATCGTTTCATACCGGGTGTCAGCCAGTATTCGGCAGGCGTTGGAGCGCTTCCGGGGTTCGCGCTCGAGCGGGTGCGGTTCACGAATCCGGTGCCGTTGCGTCAGGGATTTGAAAAGATCGCACAGGTTCTGAAAGCCGCAGGCCGTCCGTTGTCAGCATTCGCAGCCTGCGAGTTGCGTTCGCCTGCGCCCTTCACTGAAAGCGGGTTCGTGAGCTTCAACGCGGAGTACACCGGCTTTCTGAAGGAATGGGGCGTGATGCGGGACGGTGCCGACAATCCGGTGGCGCGCAGCAACGTTTGTCCGAAAATCGATCCGCCGTCGACGCCCAGTTTTTATGCCTTTACCTATAGCGTTGTCGCGGCGAACGCGCCGGCATCGTTCGTTGTCGCCGGAAGCGGAGAGGCGCCTGAAGGCAAAGGGAACTATCGCGACCACGCCGTGCGGCTGGGGGATATCTCGCCCGCAGCGATGCTGGAGAAGGCGAAATGGGTTCTGGGTGAGATGGAACGGCGCATGGGCGCGTTCGGCGGCGACTGGAGCCAGCTCACGGCGACCCAGCTTTACACCGTTCACGACATCTTCCCGTTCATCGAAAGCGAACTCGGCAAGCGCGGCATCTTCCGGCAAGGCCTGACCTGGCACCTGAACCGGCCGCCGGTGCAGGATCTTGAGTATGAAATGGATTGCCGCCGGGTTCTCACGGAGCGTGTGATCGAGGTTTAA
- a CDS encoding ABC transporter ATP-binding protein — MVDAVPILELQGLRAGYGEVQVLWGIDLAVRRGEITALIGSNGAGKTTLMRALSGLIPVQSGSYRSDGEDLAGATAARILSRGIVHVPEGRRLFGAMSIEDNLLMGAYSRTASRAEISRDMDRVYTTFPKLSERRNQAAATLSGGEQQMCAIGRGLMSAPKLLMIDELSLGLSPLLVEQLVAALRTLNAEGMSILLVEQDVTTALDLCHAAFVMDMGRIVRSGSGAELLADPIIRDAYLGVLEE; from the coding sequence ATGGTTGATGCTGTTCCCATTCTCGAATTGCAGGGTCTGCGCGCCGGCTATGGCGAGGTGCAGGTGCTATGGGGCATCGATCTCGCGGTGCGCAGGGGTGAGATTACGGCGCTGATCGGCTCCAACGGGGCGGGCAAGACCACGCTGATGCGTGCGCTGTCGGGTCTGATTCCGGTTCAATCGGGCTCCTATCGGTCGGATGGCGAGGACCTTGCGGGTGCTACGGCCGCCAGGATTCTTTCACGCGGCATTGTCCACGTGCCAGAAGGGCGGCGCCTGTTCGGCGCAATGAGCATCGAAGACAATCTTCTGATGGGGGCCTATTCGCGCACCGCGTCGCGCGCCGAGATCAGCCGCGATATGGATCGGGTCTACACGACGTTCCCGAAACTGTCCGAGCGGCGCAATCAGGCCGCAGCGACGCTCTCCGGAGGAGAGCAGCAGATGTGCGCCATTGGACGCGGCCTGATGAGCGCGCCGAAGCTGTTGATGATTGACGAGCTGTCGCTCGGTCTCTCTCCTCTGCTGGTGGAGCAGCTTGTCGCCGCGCTGCGTACGCTCAATGCCGAAGGCATGTCGATCCTGCTGGTCGAGCAGGATGTCACGACTGCGCTGGATCTGTGCCACGCCGCCTTCGTGATGGATATGGGCCGGATCGTCAGATCGGGGTCCGGTGCTGAACTTCTGGCCGACCCGATCATTCGCGACGCCTATCTCGGCGTTCTGGAAGAATAG
- a CDS encoding branched-chain amino acid ABC transporter permease encodes MLAAQVLINALVLGCLYACIAIGFSLVWGVLNVINLIHGSFIVLGAYLAWGLYQSLHLSPWYALLIAAPLFFAFGYLIQRIILNRVITAPVLVTLTLTFGLDLILNNAMIYYFKADYRKLTLTPPMGSISFFDVVVPVDRLIATASALALTGVLYLILRRLRVGRAIVAVRLDRDAATLMGVDVKSIYAIAFGLGAALAGCAGVLMALIFPISPLTSTAYLGKAFVVCVLGGLGSVSGALAGGILLALIEGIGSTLIGPAHATTLSFVLLIIFLIVRPQGLLGRKGFE; translated from the coding sequence ATGCTGGCGGCCCAGGTTCTGATCAATGCTTTAGTGCTGGGCTGCCTTTACGCATGTATTGCGATCGGCTTCTCACTGGTTTGGGGCGTTCTGAACGTCATCAACCTGATCCATGGCTCGTTCATCGTTCTCGGCGCTTATCTGGCCTGGGGACTTTATCAGTCACTCCATCTCTCGCCGTGGTACGCGCTTCTCATCGCGGCGCCGTTGTTCTTTGCGTTCGGTTACCTCATTCAACGTATCATTCTTAACCGCGTGATCACCGCGCCTGTGCTTGTGACGCTGACGCTGACATTCGGCCTCGATCTGATCCTCAACAACGCGATGATCTATTACTTCAAGGCGGATTACCGGAAGTTGACGCTGACGCCGCCGATGGGATCGATCTCATTCTTCGATGTTGTCGTCCCGGTCGATCGGCTGATCGCGACTGCGTCTGCGCTGGCGCTGACCGGGGTGCTTTATCTGATCCTGCGCCGGTTGCGTGTCGGGCGCGCTATCGTTGCGGTGAGGCTCGATCGTGACGCTGCCACGCTGATGGGTGTCGATGTCAAGTCGATCTACGCGATTGCCTTCGGCCTCGGTGCTGCACTGGCCGGCTGCGCTGGGGTGCTGATGGCGCTGATCTTCCCGATCTCGCCGCTCACCTCCACGGCTTATCTCGGCAAGGCTTTCGTGGTCTGCGTGCTTGGTGGCCTCGGCAGTGTGTCGGGTGCTCTGGCCGGCGGCATTCTGCTGGCCCTGATCGAAGGCATCGGCTCCACGCTGATCGGTCCGGCGCATGCGACGACGTTGTCATTCGTCTTGCTGATCATCTTCCTGATCGTTCGCCCCCAGGGCCTGCTTGGCCGAAAGGGCTTCGAATGA
- a CDS encoding amino acid ABC transporter substrate-binding protein has product MARSRLVSRGLNSLLIVASLGLSASAAQAQDVIKFGAPLPLTGPLAPEAIKQQQGYDLWAEQANKAGGISVGGKKYKVEIVYTDYQSNTPRAVQTTEQMITQNNVNFLFGPFGSGAAKAGSSVSEKYKVPTIAATASSSQVYDQGYKYLFGTFTPNDTLTTPLTQMVKAKAPDVKKVAILARNDLFPLAIAQEMEKSAKGNGLEVAYFEKYAIGTLDHSATLSQIKSLAPQWIFVTGYINDLLLVKKQMADQQIKATVVSMIAGPAYQEFIDAAGAGGENITSAAWWHPAAQYSGKDIFGTTANYVKLFKEKFKSEPDYAQASASVAGALFQMAIEKAGSLDKDKVRDELAKLDVMTFFGPVKFGPTGQINSLEPPVFQLQGGKPIVLSPALIKQGEFKLGVN; this is encoded by the coding sequence ATGGCTCGCTCCCGGCTCGTCTCGCGTGGTTTGAATTCGCTTTTGATCGTTGCCTCTTTGGGATTGTCCGCCTCGGCGGCGCAGGCGCAGGATGTCATCAAGTTTGGTGCGCCGCTTCCGCTCACCGGGCCGCTCGCGCCCGAGGCGATCAAACAGCAGCAGGGATATGACCTGTGGGCTGAGCAGGCCAACAAGGCGGGCGGCATCTCGGTCGGCGGCAAGAAGTACAAGGTCGAGATCGTCTACACCGACTACCAGTCGAACACGCCGCGCGCGGTGCAGACCACCGAGCAGATGATCACCCAGAACAACGTCAACTTCCTGTTTGGCCCGTTCGGGTCGGGCGCCGCGAAGGCGGGCAGCAGCGTTTCCGAGAAGTACAAGGTGCCGACCATTGCCGCGACCGCCTCGTCGTCGCAGGTTTACGACCAGGGATACAAATATCTGTTCGGGACCTTCACGCCGAACGACACGCTGACCACGCCGCTCACTCAGATGGTCAAAGCGAAGGCGCCGGACGTGAAGAAGGTCGCGATTCTGGCGCGGAACGATCTGTTTCCCCTTGCCATCGCGCAGGAAATGGAAAAATCGGCGAAGGGCAACGGTCTCGAAGTCGCTTACTTCGAGAAGTATGCGATCGGAACACTCGATCACTCCGCTACGCTGTCGCAGATCAAGTCGCTGGCTCCGCAGTGGATCTTCGTGACCGGCTACATCAACGATCTGCTGCTGGTGAAAAAGCAGATGGCTGACCAGCAGATCAAGGCCACGGTGGTTTCGATGATCGCGGGTCCGGCCTATCAGGAATTCATCGATGCCGCCGGTGCAGGCGGAGAAAACATCACCAGCGCCGCCTGGTGGCATCCCGCCGCGCAGTATTCCGGCAAGGACATTTTCGGCACCACGGCAAACTATGTGAAGCTGTTCAAGGAAAAGTTCAAATCCGAACCTGACTACGCGCAGGCGTCGGCGTCGGTCGCCGGAGCGTTGTTCCAGATGGCGATCGAGAAGGCCGGGTCGCTCGACAAGGACAAGGTGCGCGACGAACTCGCAAAGCTTGACGTGATGACGTTCTTCGGCCCCGTGAAGTTTGGTCCGACAGGGCAGATCAACTCACTGGAGCCGCCGGTATTCCAGCTTCAGGGCGGCAAGCCCATCGTGCTTTCGCCTGCGCTGATCAAGCAGGGCGAATTCAAGCTCGGCGTGAACTGA
- a CDS encoding LysR family transcriptional regulator, producing the protein MNFDANGLKIRSLCTTCLISKHPLTGRTGPEHMIESTAIRYFREVTVRGSIKRAAESLRIAPSAISRQVQGLEDELSVKLFERGARGMNLTNAGHLLYRYAQESLTKLDRVRAQVEEFDSLQRGHVKLATVEGLLASFVSDFVVDLSRDYPGISIAVTTVGSRGVAEMVGRHEVDLGLVFGRAPRRDLIELARMRQSLCLMVAPQHSMAGKDHCSIKDLAGLRVILPDPSFGIRQEIDRACAKANIELDIYSETNSIAFLRTMAAKTGLGTFLPRNAAMPELVAGTLVAIPMRDKRLEATQVTLVQLAARNTTPSSLRVAELLVDRMKQQTD; encoded by the coding sequence TTGAATTTCGATGCGAACGGTCTGAAAATTAGATCGCTATGCACGACCTGCTTGATTTCAAAGCATCCCCTTACCGGAAGAACTGGGCCCGAACACATGATTGAATCAACGGCTATTCGGTACTTTCGCGAGGTCACGGTGCGCGGCTCAATCAAGCGGGCCGCGGAATCCTTGCGGATTGCCCCCAGCGCCATCAGCCGGCAGGTGCAGGGGCTCGAAGACGAGCTTTCGGTCAAACTGTTCGAGCGCGGGGCGCGGGGGATGAATCTGACCAATGCCGGTCACCTGCTCTACCGCTATGCACAAGAAAGCCTGACGAAACTGGACCGGGTCCGCGCGCAGGTGGAGGAATTCGATTCGCTGCAGCGCGGTCACGTCAAGCTGGCGACCGTTGAAGGCCTGCTGGCGAGCTTCGTGTCGGACTTTGTGGTCGATCTTTCGAGGGACTACCCCGGCATTTCGATCGCGGTGACCACCGTGGGCTCGCGCGGCGTCGCCGAAATGGTGGGACGGCACGAGGTCGATCTTGGGCTTGTTTTCGGCCGCGCGCCCCGCCGCGACTTGATCGAACTGGCCCGTATGCGGCAATCGCTGTGCCTGATGGTTGCGCCGCAACATTCGATGGCCGGCAAAGATCATTGCTCGATAAAAGATCTGGCAGGGCTACGAGTAATCCTGCCCGATCCTTCGTTCGGTATTCGTCAGGAAATCGATCGCGCCTGCGCCAAGGCCAACATCGAACTCGATATCTACAGCGAGACCAACTCCATCGCCTTCTTACGAACGATGGCTGCCAAAACTGGCCTCGGCACCTTCCTGCCGCGGAACGCGGCGATGCCAGAACTGGTCGCAGGTACGCTGGTCGCCATTCCTATGCGTGACAAACGGCTGGAGGCAACGCAGGTAACACTGGTGCAACTCGCGGCCCGCAACACCACACCCTCCAGCCTCCGCGTCGCGGAATTGCTGGTCGACAGAATGAAGCAACAGACGGACTAG
- a CDS encoding branched-chain amino acid ABC transporter permease: protein MTRSNLILLVLIACIAALPMFGGAYALRLGTIACMYAILALSWNIVGGFAGYPSFATAAFFGLGAYTTGVLMSRGVPIGVAVAAAWVGAFVVAALLGAALLRLRGHYFAIASLSLIEVFRELVNNATDLTGGGMGLNIPLTSAAGVISDATFFFYAMWALLLGTALMVLIVSGSKLGFGLACIRQNETAANMIGLNATLYKSVAFGLSACFVSAAGGIYAAWVHYIDPSDVFDILYSVKPIVMALIGGLGSPLGVVIGALVYLGLEEVVWRNYIQIHSGVLGVLIVALLLFLPHGLMSLRDRLLSWRPKRV from the coding sequence ATGACCCGGTCGAATCTGATCCTGCTGGTGCTGATCGCTTGTATCGCCGCGCTGCCTATGTTCGGTGGAGCGTATGCACTAAGGCTTGGCACGATCGCCTGCATGTACGCGATCCTCGCTTTATCATGGAACATTGTCGGTGGTTTCGCGGGCTATCCATCGTTCGCCACGGCAGCGTTCTTCGGCCTGGGGGCGTACACAACCGGCGTTTTGATGTCGCGGGGAGTCCCTATTGGTGTTGCGGTGGCCGCCGCATGGGTAGGGGCGTTCGTGGTCGCAGCCCTTCTGGGCGCCGCGCTGCTCCGTTTGCGCGGACATTACTTCGCAATTGCCAGCCTTTCGCTGATCGAGGTGTTTCGCGAACTCGTCAACAATGCCACCGATCTTACCGGTGGCGGCATGGGCCTGAATATCCCGCTGACATCCGCAGCCGGTGTGATATCGGACGCGACCTTCTTCTTTTATGCGATGTGGGCATTGCTGCTCGGGACCGCCTTGATGGTGCTCATCGTCTCGGGGTCAAAGCTCGGCTTTGGACTTGCCTGCATCCGGCAGAATGAGACTGCCGCCAACATGATCGGTCTCAATGCCACGCTCTACAAGAGCGTCGCGTTTGGCCTCTCGGCATGCTTCGTCAGCGCCGCGGGCGGCATCTACGCCGCGTGGGTCCATTACATCGATCCGTCGGACGTGTTCGACATTCTCTACTCGGTCAAGCCGATCGTGATGGCGCTGATTGGTGGGCTCGGTTCGCCGCTCGGTGTGGTTATCGGTGCGCTCGTCTATCTCGGTCTGGAGGAGGTGGTCTGGCGCAACTACATCCAGATCCATAGCGGTGTCCTCGGCGTTCTCATCGTCGCGCTGCTGCTGTTCCTCCCGCACGGGCTGATGTCGCTGCGTGATCGACTTCTTTCATGGAGGCCGAAGCGTGTCTGA
- a CDS encoding efflux RND transporter periplasmic adaptor subunit has translation MRSHVIPNGFWRSGRNKSLLVFVTIAVGSILTACDKPAQQPAASAPPVTVAQPTKRTVTDWDEFTGRFEAIQQVQIRARVTGFVTGVEFKDGAFVKTGDLLYVIDPRQYEAAAEQARAQLADAKAKIELAERELARAEQLIKTQAVAETIVDQRRQQLESAQAAVLQAEGALRRAELDVEFTKIKSPIDGRVSRHLVTVGNLVQGSESGATLLTSIVSLDPIHVYFDMDESIYLKNNRLWFEGRRPSSRDTPNPVQIILSGETKPSREGTMDFLDNRLDIGTGTLRGRALVPNQDLSILPGQFARVRVIGSAPYEALLLPDTAIASDQSRKIVFVVKDDDTVEAKPVTLGPIDGGLRVVREGLLPDDRVIVEGLQRARIGAKVAPHAPKPAGGGKS, from the coding sequence ATGAGATCACATGTGATCCCTAATGGTTTCTGGCGCTCCGGACGAAACAAGTCACTCTTGGTGTTTGTCACAATTGCCGTCGGATCAATTTTGACCGCCTGCGATAAGCCGGCGCAACAACCCGCAGCCAGTGCGCCGCCTGTTACTGTCGCTCAGCCAACCAAGCGGACTGTAACGGACTGGGACGAGTTCACGGGCCGGTTCGAAGCCATTCAGCAGGTTCAGATTCGGGCGCGTGTGACCGGCTTCGTGACGGGGGTCGAATTCAAGGATGGTGCCTTCGTCAAGACCGGCGATCTGCTTTACGTGATCGATCCGCGTCAGTACGAGGCCGCTGCTGAACAAGCGCGGGCGCAACTGGCCGACGCCAAGGCAAAGATCGAACTTGCGGAGCGCGAGTTGGCGCGCGCCGAACAGTTGATCAAGACGCAGGCCGTCGCCGAGACCATCGTCGATCAACGACGCCAGCAACTTGAATCCGCCCAGGCAGCTGTATTGCAGGCCGAGGGTGCGCTGCGTCGGGCCGAGCTTGACGTCGAGTTTACGAAAATCAAGTCGCCGATCGATGGCCGCGTCAGCCGGCATCTGGTGACGGTCGGTAACCTCGTGCAGGGGAGCGAGAGCGGGGCCACGCTGCTGACTTCGATCGTTTCGCTCGATCCGATCCATGTCTATTTCGATATGGATGAATCGATCTATCTCAAAAACAACCGGTTGTGGTTCGAGGGCAGGAGGCCAAGCTCGCGCGACACGCCAAACCCCGTACAGATCATCCTGTCCGGCGAAACCAAGCCCTCGCGCGAGGGCACGATGGACTTCCTCGACAATCGGCTTGACATCGGCACCGGCACCCTGCGCGGCCGCGCGCTGGTTCCAAATCAGGATCTGTCGATCTTGCCCGGACAGTTCGCCCGCGTGCGAGTCATTGGAAGTGCTCCCTACGAAGCGCTACTGCTGCCGGACACAGCGATTGCATCGGATCAATCCCGCAAGATCGTTTTTGTCGTGAAGGACGACGATACGGTGGAGGCAAAGCCGGTCACCCTTGGACCCATCGATGGTGGTTTGCGTGTCGTCCGCGAGGGGCTCTTGCCGGATGATCGTGTGATCGTCGAAGGACTTCAGCGTGCGCGGATCGGAGCGAAAGTCGCGCCGCATGCGCCGAAGCCGGCCGGCGGGGGCAAGTCATGA
- a CDS encoding ABC transporter ATP-binding protein, producing the protein MSEILRLQSVSRHFSGLKALSDVSLGINKGEVLGLIGPNGAGKTTLVNVVTGVTPASLGTVIFAGQDITRVKTYQSARLGLSRTFQIVQPFAELSALDNVAAAALFSQPNESLKSAREAARERLAFVGLEAQSDQPAATLTLAMRKRLELAKALAMKPKLLFLDEVNAGLNSAEVERATRLIHELAASGITIVMIEHLMKVVLNVCTRIVVLHNGRLIADGQPRDVIKNPAVVEAYLGQQYAQRAAAHG; encoded by the coding sequence GTGTCTGAGATTCTCCGGCTTCAGTCAGTCTCCCGTCACTTCAGTGGCCTCAAGGCGTTGAGCGACGTGTCGCTCGGCATCAACAAGGGCGAGGTACTCGGCCTGATCGGCCCGAACGGCGCCGGCAAGACCACGCTCGTCAATGTCGTCACCGGCGTGACCCCAGCGAGTTTGGGGACGGTGATATTCGCAGGGCAAGACATTACGCGCGTAAAGACTTATCAGTCTGCGCGCCTTGGGCTGTCTCGAACCTTTCAGATCGTGCAGCCTTTCGCTGAACTCTCTGCTCTCGACAACGTGGCTGCTGCCGCGCTGTTTTCGCAGCCGAATGAAAGCCTGAAGTCGGCACGTGAGGCGGCCCGTGAACGTCTGGCTTTCGTTGGTCTCGAAGCGCAATCGGATCAGCCGGCGGCAACGCTGACGCTGGCGATGCGCAAGCGGCTCGAGCTCGCAAAGGCGCTGGCGATGAAGCCGAAGCTGCTGTTTCTGGACGAAGTCAACGCCGGCTTGAACAGCGCTGAGGTGGAGCGTGCGACCCGGCTTATTCACGAGCTTGCTGCCAGCGGCATTACGATTGTGATGATCGAGCACCTGATGAAGGTCGTGCTCAATGTCTGCACGCGGATCGTTGTGCTGCACAACGGGCGGCTGATTGCGGACGGTCAGCCGCGCGATGTGATCAAGAACCCGGCGGTCGTCGAAGCCTATCTCGGTCAGCAATATGCCCAGAGGGCCGCCGCCCATGGTTGA